A region of Streptomyces paludis DNA encodes the following proteins:
- a CDS encoding carbohydrate ABC transporter permease, whose amino-acid sequence MSAVETTTPEKPPVRHDPARGGGSRGDGGLDDGGPGEGRGPVPGRGGRKPGTGAGARARAGALPWLLLAPCLGVLLLVLGYPLTRLVTLSFQTFGQSQLWGFQAPEFTGFDNFAGILGDGEFWAVVVRTILFAAGAVILTMVLGMLVALLQQRVSRWVRTLVNIALVASWGMPVLVAITIFKWMFDSDYGVLNWVLSRLPGVDLIGHNWFASGPQGLAVIMLLVVWGAVPFVAITLGAGLTQVPKELEEAARLDGAGAWGVFRHVTVPILKPIIVMLATLSVIWDMSVFPQVFVMRGGHPEAEFQLLTTYAYDRAFVVNDYSQGSAIALITVVLLLGVIAVYMRQMLRIGEVE is encoded by the coding sequence ATGAGCGCCGTGGAGACAACCACCCCCGAGAAACCGCCCGTACGGCACGATCCGGCGCGCGGCGGAGGCAGCAGGGGGGACGGGGGGCTGGACGACGGGGGACCGGGCGAGGGGCGGGGCCCGGTCCCCGGGCGGGGCGGCAGGAAGCCCGGCACGGGCGCCGGCGCGCGCGCCCGCGCCGGCGCACTGCCCTGGCTGCTGCTCGCGCCCTGTCTGGGCGTGCTGCTGCTGGTCCTCGGCTATCCGCTGACGCGGCTGGTCACCCTCTCCTTCCAGACCTTCGGCCAGTCCCAGCTCTGGGGCTTCCAGGCCCCGGAGTTCACGGGCTTCGACAACTTCGCCGGCATCCTCGGCGACGGCGAGTTCTGGGCGGTCGTCGTCCGTACGATCCTCTTCGCGGCCGGCGCGGTGATCCTCACCATGGTGCTCGGCATGCTGGTCGCCCTGCTCCAGCAGCGGGTCTCCCGCTGGGTGCGGACCCTGGTCAATATCGCGCTGGTGGCCAGCTGGGGGATGCCCGTCCTGGTCGCCATCACCATCTTCAAGTGGATGTTCGACTCGGACTACGGCGTCCTCAACTGGGTGCTCAGCAGGCTCCCCGGGGTCGATCTGATCGGCCACAACTGGTTCGCCAGCGGCCCGCAGGGGCTCGCGGTGATCATGCTGCTCGTGGTCTGGGGCGCCGTCCCGTTCGTCGCCATCACCCTCGGCGCCGGACTCACCCAGGTCCCCAAGGAGCTGGAGGAGGCCGCCCGCCTCGACGGGGCCGGCGCCTGGGGCGTCTTCCGCCATGTGACCGTACCGATCCTCAAACCCATCATCGTGATGCTCGCGACGCTCTCGGTGATCTGGGACATGAGCGTCTTCCCGCAGGTCTTCGTGATGCGGGGCGGCCACCCGGAGGCCGAGTTCCAACTGCTCACCACCTACGCGTACGACCGGGCGTTCGTCGTCAACGACTACTCCCAGGGCTCGGCGATCGCGCTGATCACGGTCGTACTGCTGCTGGGTGTGATCGCCGTCTACATGCGCCAGATGCTCAGGATCGGAGAGGTGGAGTGA
- a CDS encoding carbohydrate ABC transporter permease, producing MTANATTPAAPPRTRPPGRNKAGRNKAGWNVLGLLVFLVAGFPVYWMLNTAFKPAGDAIDPDPHFFPRTFTLENFHRALNIADFWGPVGRSLLVSSVVVVIGIAVGLLAALAISRFAFRGRKIVIVGILAVQMVPLVAMIIPVFLLLNDLGQYDRLSGLVITYLTFILPFTVWTLRGFIVNIPKELEEAAMVDGCSRSGAFLRVVFPLLAPGMVATSVYGFIQAWNEYLYALMLMSQQNQTATVWLSNFSTKHGTEFAPMMAGSTMMAVPIVLLFLLVQRKMAAGLTAGAVKG from the coding sequence GTGACCGCGAACGCGACCACCCCGGCAGCCCCGCCCCGCACGCGCCCGCCGGGGCGGAACAAGGCCGGGCGGAACAAGGCCGGCTGGAACGTGCTCGGGCTGCTCGTCTTCCTGGTCGCCGGCTTCCCCGTCTACTGGATGCTGAACACGGCGTTCAAACCGGCCGGCGACGCGATCGACCCCGATCCGCACTTCTTTCCCCGTACGTTCACCCTGGAGAACTTCCACCGGGCGCTGAACATCGCCGACTTCTGGGGGCCGGTCGGGCGCTCGCTGCTCGTCTCGTCCGTCGTCGTGGTCATCGGTATCGCCGTCGGGCTGCTGGCGGCCCTGGCCATCTCGCGGTTCGCCTTCCGGGGCCGCAAGATCGTGATCGTCGGCATCCTCGCGGTCCAGATGGTCCCGCTGGTCGCCATGATCATTCCGGTCTTCCTGCTCCTCAACGACCTGGGGCAGTACGACCGCCTCTCGGGCCTGGTCATCACGTATCTGACCTTCATCCTGCCCTTCACGGTGTGGACGCTGCGCGGCTTCATCGTCAACATCCCCAAGGAGCTGGAGGAGGCGGCGATGGTCGACGGCTGCTCCCGCTCCGGCGCCTTCCTGCGGGTGGTCTTCCCCCTCCTCGCCCCGGGCATGGTCGCCACCTCGGTCTACGGCTTCATCCAGGCGTGGAACGAGTATCTGTACGCGCTGATGCTGATGAGCCAGCAGAATCAGACCGCGACCGTCTGGCTCTCCAACTTCTCCACCAAGCACGGAACCGAGTTCGCTCCCATGATGGCGGGCTCCACGATGATGGCCGTGCCCATCGTCCTTCTGTTCCTGCTGGTCCAGCGCAAGATGGCAGCGGGTCTGACGGCCGGCGCAGTGAAGGGTTAG